In Lewinellaceae bacterium, a single window of DNA contains:
- a CDS encoding TerC family protein: MEFVIPNFANAGVWMSLLTLTFLEIVLGIDNIIFISIASNKLAEKDRPKATNIGLVLAMVLRILLLFGVSVLVAMEEPWLEFHGEFIHGGFSGQSLILIAGGLFLLYKSTTEIRHKLEEEDHLEEGSRDKGMSTLTNVVVQITIINIVFSFDSILTAVGMTNGVEGALVIMIIAVVASVVIMMLFATPVAHFVNTHPTIQMLGLAFLILIGFMLIAEGAHLAHLSIAGSEVGTVPKGYLYFAIAFSLFVEFLNMRLRANRRKKPVQLHGYAEDAVKEGILEKK, from the coding sequence ATGGAATTCGTCATACCCAATTTTGCCAATGCCGGCGTCTGGATGAGCCTGCTGACGCTCACTTTCCTGGAGATCGTCCTCGGCATTGACAACATCATTTTCATTTCTATCGCCTCCAACAAGCTGGCGGAGAAGGACCGGCCGAAGGCGACCAACATCGGCCTCGTTCTGGCCATGGTCCTGCGCATCCTCCTGCTTTTCGGCGTTTCCGTACTGGTGGCTATGGAAGAACCCTGGCTGGAGTTCCACGGCGAGTTCATCCACGGCGGCTTTTCCGGGCAAAGCCTTATCCTGATTGCCGGAGGGCTTTTTCTGTTGTACAAAAGCACCACGGAAATCCGCCACAAACTGGAAGAGGAAGACCATTTGGAAGAAGGGAGCAGAGACAAGGGCATGTCTACGTTAACCAATGTGGTCGTGCAGATCACCATCATCAACATCGTGTTTTCTTTCGACTCCATCCTGACGGCGGTGGGCATGACCAACGGCGTGGAAGGCGCGCTCGTGATCATGATCATTGCCGTGGTCGCGTCGGTGGTCATCATGATGCTTTTTGCCACCCCGGTGGCCCATTTCGTCAACACCCACCCGACCATACAAATGCTGGGCCTGGCCTTTCTCATCCTCATCGGCTTCATGCTCATCGCGGAGGGGGCCCACCTGGCGCACCTGTCGATCGCCGGTTCTGAGGTGGGCACCGTGCCCAAAGGCTATCTGTATTTCGCCATCGCCTTCTCCCTGTTTGTCGAATTCCTCAACATGCGCCTGCGCGCCAACCGCCGAAAAAAACCGGTGCAGCTGCATGGCTATGCCGAGGATGCAGTGAAGGAAGGGATTTTGGAGAAGAAGTAG